From the genome of Blautia hydrogenotrophica DSM 10507:
AATATGGATGGCGGAGCGATTTACCAGGGCGTGACAGCGATTTTTGTGGCGAATTTATTTGGAGTGGATTTATCGCTCACAGAGGAAATTCTGATTATTGCCACAGCAGTTTTAGCTTCTGTCGGAACTGCAGGGGTGGCTGGAGCAAGCATTATTATGGTAAGTGTGGTTTTGACTTCCGTAGGGCTTCCTATGGAAGGCGTAGCGATTGTGGCCGGTGTAGATAAATTGATTGATATGCCCAGAACTTCTGTGAATATTATTGGAGATTTGATGTGCTCCGCCATTGTGGCAAGAAGTGAAGGGGAGCTGGATGCGAAGAAGACAATGCTTGAAGAAAGCGTCTGATATTAACATTTTATAAGGAGGAGTGTACCTATGTACATGGATGGAAGTTTTGAACTCATTCGAGAATTTGACCCGGAGATCGCACAGATGACTGTGGAGGAAGAAACGAGGCAGATGAACACGCTGTGTCTGATCGCCTCAGAAAATTATGCGTCTCCAATGACACTTGGGATGGAGGGTACTGTTTGGGCAAATAAAAATGCGGAAGGCTACCCTGGACGGCGCTTTGCCGGAGGCTGCGAACTGGCAGACCGGGTGGAGAGGTTGGCAGTAAAACGGTGCAAGGAACTTTTTGGCTGTGAGTACGCGAATGTCCAGTCGATGAGCTCCACTCTCTCCAATGTGGCAGTTTTGCGTGCACTTTTAAAGCCGGGAGATATGATATTGTCCATGGAGTTAAATCAGGGAGGACATTTGAGTCACGGAGCAAAATTCCACTACAGTGGGAAGAGCTATCAGGTGATTCAGTATGGGCTGAATCCCAAAACAGAGGTGATAGATATGGAACAGGTGGAGAGGCTGGCAAAGGAACACAGACCAAAACTGATTATCTGTGGGACCTCTTCTTATCCTCTAAAGGTGGACTACAAGAGATTCGGAGAGATTGCCAGAGAGGTCGGTGCCTATCTGATGGCGGACATTGCTCATCCTGTGGGTTTGATTGCGGCGGGAGTTATCCCATCTCCGATTCCCTATGCGGATGTGGTGACCACCTCCACGCATAAGACTTTTCGGGGGCCGAGAGGCTGCGGAATCATCATGTGCAAAGAAGGGCTGGGAAAGAGGATAGATCAGCAAATTTTTCCAGGAATGCAAGGGGCGCCAAAGATGGACATGATTGCGTCTAGGGCGGTGCTGTTTAAAGAGTGTATGACGCCTGAATACAGAGCCTATCAGCAGCAGGTGGCGAAGAATGCCGAGGCGCTTGCAGATGAACTGAAAAAGTGCGGGCTGCGTCTGGTGGCTGGCGGTACGCAGACCCATCTGGTGTTGGTGGATGTGCGAGGGTTGATTTCTACGGGGCGGCAGGCAGAGGAAGTGCTGGAATCTGTGGGAATTGTGGTAAACAAGAATATGATTCCTTATGACCCTCAGCCGGCGAACCTGGCCAGCGGTATCCGAATCGGCAGTCCGGCACTGACGACTCGAGGGTTTAAAGAAGAGGATATCCGGGAGACTGCTAGACTTCTGGCAGAGACGCTGAAACACTGTGACAATCGGGAAAAATTACAGGAGATCTCCGCAAAAGTGAGGGAGAAAGCTATGAGGTATCCGATGTTTGCAAAAGAGTGGATTTCGGCCTAAAGTTTGGAGAATAGTGCAAAAATTAGAAGATTTTGTTCCTAGATATTCGAATTTGGGTTTGCTATAATGACCAAGTGTAATTCGTTATTTTAGAAGCAAAACGGACTGCCGCATAGGCAGTTCGTTTTGTAATATATACGAGAAAATGTGTAACTATTCAGCCATGCGGCTGATAAGAGCAAAACTCCGGAGCAAGTTTACTTGCAGAGGAGTTTTGCTCTTATCAGGCGTATGGCGTAGCCATAAGCGAGGATTTAGCCGCATATGCGGCGATATAAGCTGTTATGGCTGAATAGTTACGAAAATGTACAGAAAAAGATGAGTATTTGTAGGCAGTACAGAAGAAAAGCCAGGACAGTCAGGAGGCAGGTATGGGGAAAATTCAGAAGTTGGACTGGGGAGTGATTGAGTGGATTTATGAGCCGGAACAGGGGTCGTCAGATCACCTGAAGGTGGGAAT
Proteins encoded in this window:
- the glyA gene encoding serine hydroxymethyltransferase; translated protein: MYMDGSFELIREFDPEIAQMTVEEETRQMNTLCLIASENYASPMTLGMEGTVWANKNAEGYPGRRFAGGCELADRVERLAVKRCKELFGCEYANVQSMSSTLSNVAVLRALLKPGDMILSMELNQGGHLSHGAKFHYSGKSYQVIQYGLNPKTEVIDMEQVERLAKEHRPKLIICGTSSYPLKVDYKRFGEIAREVGAYLMADIAHPVGLIAAGVIPSPIPYADVVTTSTHKTFRGPRGCGIIMCKEGLGKRIDQQIFPGMQGAPKMDMIASRAVLFKECMTPEYRAYQQQVAKNAEALADELKKCGLRLVAGGTQTHLVLVDVRGLISTGRQAEEVLESVGIVVNKNMIPYDPQPANLASGIRIGSPALTTRGFKEEDIRETARLLAETLKHCDNREKLQEISAKVREKAMRYPMFAKEWISA